In the genome of Juglans microcarpa x Juglans regia isolate MS1-56 chromosome 6S, Jm3101_v1.0, whole genome shotgun sequence, the window TTTCAGTGCATATTCTATGGTTACAAACCACACAAAAATGGCCTTAAAATTTCAGGTAAACCGCCATTTTGTTCAGCTTTAGGAAGAGAAAACAGAGaactaacataataaaattaactttgtGAGATGGAATTTGCAAGATTGAAACCTCCAACATAATTCATCCTTCCCTGAATTGGGACATTCCGTCCGTCCGACAGAAAATTGGAGACAACGTCAATCCATGCGGCTACAGTTAACCCTAAAACTAAATtaatgcactttttttttttttaaacctacgTGAATGAGATAGTTAAAGAAACACGAATCGAACCAAGAGTCAACTACCGAcacaaccaaaaagaaaaagaacacaaaGAAAGATCAGATACCTGGCGATTGAGGCTTGTCGGATCATGGCGAGaccagaagagagagaggagactGGTGTATGGGCAAACATTCGGATCGAACTGGACCCGCACCACTTCCACATGGTTAGTGGTTCCGGAGCAAACTAGTTTGTAGTTCGGATCCGGGACGTGACCCTGAGAGTACCCGACCTCAGTCCTCACCACCCCGACCACTCGCTGAAAAGCCAACTCCACACCCCAGAAGCACCCGGCTCCAAACTCGGCTAACTCGTGACCGGGATCATCCGGAGCATCCGTGTCCAGGTCCAAAGCAGGGTTGTGGGCGGTTGTGGCAGTGCTGGCCATTCCTCAATGCTCCCAAAATTTTGGTCGTCCAAAGTCCAAACAGCATAACACGAcaatttataaagaaatgatattagCACGTTCGAAGTGTCAGAGAGTGAACCTAGTCGCTGTAACAGGTAAGGTACAAGGTTTACTATGGGCCACAATTtgatattagaaaaataattaattttagaaaaaaatgaggATAAGAAGAGATTTTATACCACAAATGACGATTTTATACcagatatttttagttttatggtATTCAAGTTTTGCACATTTAtttaaagtaaatctaataaattttataaaattacatcagtttataagtttattttgtgtaatcactttgtaTCTGTAgtaattctcttaaaaaaagataaatatgaaacttacatgataaaataattttttttaatgataaatacaattttttaaagaaaatatacgAGACTTACACAAATAAagctgtatgtagcattactcgttttattttaatagtggacattttaatgttttcaacctgacttcaaattataaaaactgttaattttttttttcctcaacaagTAATAGATTCATTCCAAAACAGAAATTGTTCCATAAAAACAGTTAATTTACATGCTATACTGTTATTTTTGACACTTTGCACGCCtgcaaaattatatcaaatgctattttttaatcaattttaactgttaaattacaaaaaatatattgataatttgatatgcaaattatacttttttttttttaatagtggaatATATAGTTGGGCTGGTATGATGTTGGTCCACTAAATCCGTATTAAGGCCAGAAGGGCCAGTTTAGATCTCGCTAGCCCAATATTTTCAGGTTAATTGCGGTTTTGTAACCCACATGAGCTAAAACTCCAAGCCACTGCTTATTTGGATCTAGTTTTGAAAAGCAAGGACACCAGTGAACTAATGTATTTCTACCAAAGGCGATTGACTGCATAAACACGGCGTTTATACATTATGgtgttttttttgtaaattgtgATTTTGGTAGAGATATGTCTTTATAtctaatgatttttaaaatcgaTGAAAAGTTGGATGGACATGTGACACAATTTTTATAGTCTCGTGATCTAGGTGCAAATTATCTAAAAGAGATGATTTGGGATGTAAATTGACGATTTTACATAGTTTAatgtttaaatttataataaaagatatGGTAGTTTGttgacacaaaatatatattcttttcatcCAACTTTATTGTCAGAAACAAGATCAATCCCAAGTGGGAATATGCTATAGAAAAagcgtaattttttttttttacatatatagatagatgCTTTTactccttattattattattattattattattattgatatcGGGTGTCTGAAAATAAAGTCTCTGTTAATTTTTAGGATACGTAGACTCTCGACAATGAGTTTTTTGCAACAGAAGTTCATATAATTCAACCAGAAATTCTCTCAATCTAGTGGCCCAAAAATGTAATTGCAGAGTTTTGAATTTAAAACGTCTAGTGCATGTGATTGTAGTGAGAGTGAAAAGTTTCGAGCAATCTATCAAAACTTAAAAAGCAGAGTAATTTACCAACTCAACTTTCCATGAATTATAAAATCTCAAGCTCAAGCCAAGGGACATGGTCTTTTAAGAACTTTCATCCCGTCTTTTGCACGGCCTTGAAATGGTTGGCGACCAATTTCATGCACATGAGGTGGAGATCGGGTGCATCGCACATCCTCGACAGATGTAGCACGTCCACGATGTTCTCCATCTTTAGGCGCTCTCCCAAAGCCTTCGTGCATCTCTGCTGGCTTCAGCTGTGGGACCGAATAGACGTGGGACCTTGCCAGTATGTGAATCCCGTACTTCTCCATCTCCTCCCCAGTGCACCTGCATAAGGGCCATTTTCCTCATTTAATCAATCACTCATATTACcactgttaaatattttaacatgaatattaataatttaatttttgattttttattatctacaataataaaataataataattaaatacgtaCTTTTTTTCATCTGTTTGATGATAAATTTGATCTGAttatgagagaaggatcaccctaACAACTTAGCCTCAGAAGTGTCTTCCAATGACTAGAGGCACTCTGATGTTATAGGTGAGAACCATGTAACTcctcagtactatttatagacttctaaccatcaagaaatctaaaaatttgtGTTTGACTATGATTAGATATATAGtgttaatcttatctcttaggagtTTTCTTATTCCATTATAACTTATTTAGTAACTGATAAGTTTTGAGCTATTTcaaactctatcaagatgggTGTGTGAGACacagagtttaaataaaactcttacattttTCTACTTGGCCCATACgtccataaaataatattttccgttcATAGGTTTATCATAGGAAATTAACCATACTGCACAAATTCATTTCTTGAAACTTTCATAGCTCAAAATACATTTCATGAGTTccgtaatatcaatgtcaaaccaGCTACTAATGCAAGTCATGAAGATCCTCTGttatatgataaataaattcCCTTCCATGTACCACAACGCCAGTAACTTAATTAAACACGATCTTTAATTGAGACAATTAAGGCAAATACTGTAATACCTTGGGTTCCAATTCATGTCTATTATAGACATTATCTTATCATCATTCATCCACACCatttaatgtacatataaagtggaaagacaagaaaacagaaacaaccataatagataTCTGTCAATTTCCAGTAACAAAATACTCAGCATATTAATTATCTCTTTAACATGTTCACATCATGGGTATAAGCATAAGATCCATCTTTTCAACATGTCCTttaaagtataatcattaaTACACTA includes:
- the LOC121237900 gene encoding peptide methionine sulfoxide reductase-like, with translation MASTATTAHNPALDLDTDAPDDPGHELAEFGAGCFWGVELAFQRVVGVVRTEVGYSQGHVPDPNYKLVCSGTTNHVEVVRVQFDPNVCPYTSLLSLFWSRHDPTSLNRQGGDVGAQYRSGIYYYNENQARLAQQSKEAKQLELKDEKIVTEILPAKRFYRAEEYHQQYLEKGGGRGTKQSAGKGCTDPIRCSG